Proteins from a genomic interval of Sediminispirochaeta bajacaliforniensis DSM 16054:
- the corA gene encoding magnesium/cobalt transporter CorA has translation MKMISRYTKKIGLPPGTVVHTGDQKIKAAKVSVMHYSGASCEEHVLDTETDFTSLATLKGVTWINIDGLHDISLIQRIGTAFDLHPLILEDITNIGQRPKFEEYGDRLFVILPMISFDDHNMAIDVEQISLVFGKGFVLSFQERTGDVLDCVRERIRHGTGRLRKEGADYLTYGLIDAIVDNYYLVLERMGDKIELLEDELIGEPNETTLHRIHDLKREMIGLRRSIWPLRELVNGLIRSESLLIGKTTRMYVRDVYDHTVQIIDTLESYRDMTSSMLDIYLSSVSNKMNVVMKVLTIIATLFIPLSFIAGVYGMNFRYMPELQWRWAYPIFWLVCFLILIGMVIFFRKKRWI, from the coding sequence GATCAAGGCGGCGAAGGTTTCCGTGATGCACTACTCCGGAGCCAGTTGCGAGGAGCACGTCCTTGATACAGAGACCGATTTCACTTCTTTGGCAACGTTGAAAGGGGTTACCTGGATCAATATTGATGGTCTGCACGATATTTCCCTGATTCAGCGTATCGGTACGGCCTTTGATCTTCACCCTTTAATTCTGGAGGATATTACCAACATTGGGCAACGGCCGAAGTTCGAGGAGTATGGCGACCGCCTTTTTGTTATTCTGCCCATGATCAGTTTCGACGATCACAATATGGCTATTGACGTGGAGCAGATCAGTCTGGTCTTCGGGAAGGGGTTCGTCTTATCGTTTCAAGAGCGAACCGGTGATGTACTCGACTGTGTCCGGGAGAGGATACGGCATGGGACAGGACGGCTCCGTAAGGAGGGGGCCGACTATCTTACCTATGGACTGATCGATGCCATCGTCGACAATTATTATCTTGTCCTCGAGCGGATGGGTGATAAGATTGAGCTTCTTGAGGATGAGCTTATCGGTGAGCCCAACGAAACAACGCTCCACCGAATTCACGATTTGAAGCGGGAGATGATAGGGCTCAGGCGTTCAATCTGGCCTCTTCGGGAGTTGGTAAACGGTCTGATACGTAGTGAATCGCTTTTGATCGGGAAAACTACCCGAATGTATGTACGAGATGTGTACGATCATACCGTCCAGATCATCGATACCCTCGAAAGCTATCGTGATATGACCTCTTCTATGCTGGATATTTATCTTTCCAGTGTCAGCAATAAAATGAATGTGGTGATGAAGGTCCTCACCATCATCGCCACCCTCTTTATTCCCCTTAGCTTCATTGCCGGAGTATACGGCATGAATTTTCGTTACATGCCGGAGCTGCAGTGGCGGTGGGCCTATCCCATATTTTGGCTCGTCTGCTTTTTAATTTTGATCGGAATGGTGATTTTTTTCAGAAAAAAGCGATGGATATAA